CGCGTTCCCGACGGGGGATTCGCTGCGGATCGAGTCCGCGGTCACGGTTTTCGCCCGAACGGGTGTTGAAATGGAGGCCCTGACTGCGGTTACCGTAGCAGCCCTGACGGTGTACGACATGTGCAAAGCCGCCGACCGCGAGATGGTGATCGAGGCGGTCCGGCTGGAAGAGAAGGACGGCGGGAAGAGCGGACACTTCGTTCGCGACCCGGCGTAACTCTGTGCGACCCGGGAGCCGTGCCCGCGGTTGCAATTGACGGTCGGCATCACGGGCGTATGCTTTCCGGGTTGCGGCACGCACCGGAAATGCGGGAGGGCCGCGCGATGGGGACCGCAATGGCAACCGTTTCGCCCGCTACTACTGGCGGAACCGCTCCGGGGATCGATCCCACTCACCGATCCGGCTCGAGGGCCGCGGGTTTGGCGTTCGCCCCGGTCGCGGCGGATATTGCAGAAGCCGAACGCATCTTCGACAGCACGCTGGCGCCCCACCGCGGCCCGTTCGGACCACTCATCGAGCACCTCAAGCACTACCGCGGGAAGCGGCTCCGCCCGGCGCTGCTACTCCTTACGGGTAAAGCCGTTGGGAAGATAACGCCCGCGCACTACACGCTCGCTGCGGCGATGGAGATGATCCACACCGCGACCCTCGTTCACGACGACGTGCTCGACGAGGCCGAGATGCGCCGGCACGCCCCCACGGTCAACTCCGGGTGGGGCAATAAGGTCAGCATTCTGCTCGGCGACATGCTGTTCACGCACGCCTTCCACCTGACCAGCACGGTCGACGGGCGCGCGTGCCAGATTACGGGTGAAGTGACCAACCGTGTGTGCGCCGGTGAACTCCGGCAGGTCACCGAACGCGGGAACCTCGAACTGACCGAGGCCGACTACTTCGCCATCATCGACGGCAAGACCGCGGCGCTGACCGAGTGCTGCGGGCGGCTCGGCGCGCTCTACGCGGGCGCGTCCGAGGACGTAGCGGCGAAGCTCGGGAACTACGGGCGGTCGCTGGGGCTGGCGTTCCAGATCGCGGACGACCTGCTCGACCTCGTCGGCACCGAGGACGCGGCGGGCAAGACCCTCGGCACCGACCTCGAACAGCAGAAACTCACGCTCCCGGTGATCCACTGCCTGAACCGCCTCGCGCCGACCGAGTCCGCGAAACTCCGCGACGCGATCCGCACCAACGCGGAGG
This region of Gemmata massiliana genomic DNA includes:
- a CDS encoding polyprenyl synthetase family protein, whose amino-acid sequence is MGTAMATVSPATTGGTAPGIDPTHRSGSRAAGLAFAPVAADIAEAERIFDSTLAPHRGPFGPLIEHLKHYRGKRLRPALLLLTGKAVGKITPAHYTLAAAMEMIHTATLVHDDVLDEAEMRRHAPTVNSGWGNKVSILLGDMLFTHAFHLTSTVDGRACQITGEVTNRVCAGELRQVTERGNLELTEADYFAIIDGKTAALTECCGRLGALYAGASEDVAAKLGNYGRSLGLAFQIADDLLDLVGTEDAAGKTLGTDLEQQKLTLPVIHCLNRLAPTESAKLRDAIRTNAEGLGVRVLQALEKTQSVAFAKRRAEELARAAKQELECLPRNECRAILEAIAEWSIRREK